A stretch of DNA from Desulfobulbaceae bacterium DB1:
GCCATTGATAACGGGCTGTGGTGGCTGTACCAGCAGGGGGGCAATCATACATATGCCAGCTATCCCCATACCTATGACGGTTCTCCGCACATGACCTGGCTGCAAACAAGCTACGTCTCTACCCTGGTGACACCGACCGCCTCGGCGGTCCATGCCTTTGGCATCAACGGCCACAAGATCAAGGGGAATGTGAATGAGGATCCCTATGTCGAGGCCGTGCAGCAGGGCATGAATTATCTGGTGAAAGGGTATATGTATTATACGTATTGGCCGGCGCTTCGAGCCAATGCAATCAGCCCGGTCACGCATGGCAGTGTAACCGACAACCCCGAGGCGGGCCAAGCTGCTCCCAATAGCTACGGAATAGATGTCTATGATTGGAACGGTAACCACATTCCCTATCAAAGCGGCCAGATCATGGACGCCATTATCGCCTCCGGAGTCAGTCCCTCTGACCTGACCGGACGGGATTTCACCCGGACCGATGCCACCGTTGTCCGCAACTGGACCTACGGCGAACTCTTGCAGGACATGGCCGACATGCATGCCTGGGGGCAAAATGACTACGGCACCTGCAATGGCGGTATCTGTGGTTCCTGGTGGTACAACTGGAATTATGGTTCCCCTGGAGACAACTCGGCCAGCCAGTGGGGCGCGATCGGCATGCTGCCGGCTCAGCAGGCTCCCTGGAACGTGGTCGTCCCGTCGTGGGTAAAGACATACAATGCCAACTGGCTGGCCTACAGCATGGGCTGCAGCGGGCCATCCGCGGCAGTGACTGCCTGCTCGTATAATTATTTCAGTTATAACGGCGTGGGCGGCTGCGCCGGCGACTCCTGTGAGCAGACCACGACCTCCGGCATGGTGCAGATGATCTTCGATGGACAGACCACCACTGATCTTAAATGGGACAAGGCCGAGAAGTATATTGCCGACCGGTGGCGTTCCTTTACCCATCTCGGGTCATCCTGGGGAGGATCGCGAACCTATGGCTGGTATTCCTTTGCCAAGGCCATGCGGCTTGCGTTGCCCGACCCCACCACCCAGCTCGTGAAAACCTCCGGTGCCTCCTTTGACTGGTACTATGGCGATCCCACCACTACTGACTGCACCACCGAGGCCAACTGTGAGAAGGGCCTGGCGCAGCGCATCCTGGAGATTCAGTCCGCGGATGGGCAATGGGCAAGCGGCAATCTGACCAATCCGCCGTTGACCACCGCCTGGATGATCATCACCCTCAAGCCGTCGCTGTTCGCTTCGTCGCCCATTGCCTGCTTTGACTACAATCCCAAATCGACCTATTCCGGCGACACGGTGAGCTTTGATCCAACCTGCTCCGGCCATTCGGAGCCGGGCAAGACCATTGCCAACCTGACCAAGTTCGAGTGGGATTGGGACAACGACGGCGACTACGACGCGGAAACCACGATGCCCGACATTGAAACCAATGTCTTCACCTGTGATACGCCGCCCTGCACCTTCCCGGTGACGCTGCGGGTCACCGATGACAACGACCCGGCGCTCACCGCCACGGTCAAACAGAACGTCGAGATCACCAATCCGCCGCATCCTCCCACTGCGGAGGCCGGCGGCCCATACATGGTTTCCCTGTGCGTCGGTGATACCCTCACCTTGGACGGTTCGGCCTCCATTGACCCGAATGAGGGAGAATGGGAGGCGGGATGCACCACCTGTCCGCCTGACACCATTACCGCCTGGGAGTGGGATCTGACCCCGCCGCTCACCGGATTTGACGATGAGTCCGGTGAAATGGTGACCGTCGCGCCGGGGACGTACTTCGCTGCCGCCGGAAACCACGATGTCGGCTTGCAAGTGGCCGACAATACCTGGCTTTCCTTCCCCGGCAGCGGCGAGCCCAATCTGACTGATACCGACTTCGGCACTGTCGCCGTTTCCGACGATTGCCTCTGCACCCTCACCGCCAGGGCCAAGCTGAATAAGGTTCAGTTGGTATGGGCCGATACCGGGGCCGCCAGTTATGATGTTTATCGCAGCACAACCGGCCCCAACTCCGGTTTCAGCCTGATAAAGGATGACCTCGTCACGGACTATGCCACCTATCTGGATAGTCCGGTGACGATCGGCACCGCTTACTGGTACCGGGTCGTTGACAGCAACGGCTGCGGCTCCAAGGCTGTCCGTGTTGTGCCAACCGCAAGATAGTAGCCCGCGACAGTAATGTTGCGAAGTAACCTGCCACAAGCCGACAACCTTCCCGGTTGCGGCTTGTGGCTTTTTGTGCGCTGTGAAAAAAATCTTTCTCCTCTGCTGCCAATGACAAAGAATAAATCATTGTTTCTGTTGTTCGTGCGTTGTCGGTCGGCCTGGGTGCCCGCTGTACTTGCCCTGGTTTTTCTGATGGTTTTTCCCTCTCCTGGACCAACAGGCGAACCGCCACCGACATTTACCCTTGCAATGCATGATTCCCTGCTGGATATTGCGGCGGATAATGTGCCCCTGCGGGACATTATCACGGCGATGGCCAAGAAATCGGGGCTCACCCTGCGCTTCGCCGATCAGGAAACGGAGCTGGTCTCCTGTCATCTGAAATCCGTTTCCTTGCCGGAGGCTCTGGAGAAAATCCTAGGCAACTGGAACTATGCCGTGCTCTATCGCAAGAACAGTCAGGGGCGCTCTGTTCCCGACACCCTGTGGGTCATCAATAGAAATCCGCAACGGCCCACTGTGACCAACATGAACGGCCAGCCTCGTCTTGTGCCCATGGTGGAAAAAAACCAACCGTCGGTGGAGGAGCATTTGAAGCAATATAGGAAAGAGGACGTTGCCGCTGTTTTTGCCGACAGCGAAAAAATTCTTCTTGATTTTGACGCAGAACCGGTTGGCCCCTTGGAAGTAATCGACGGCGACCCATCTTCAGTGGGCAATGAGCCACTGCCGGTAAATGAGGGGCAGCCGGGGGGAATCAGGGTCACCAGGCTTTCCGCCACTTCTCCGTTGACCGAGATCGGCTTGCAGGAAGGTGATCAGGTGACGTATGTCAATGGGAATCCGGTTGGTTCTGCCGCCGATCTTGCCCGGAGTCTCTCCGTGCCGCCTGGCGGCGATGTCTCGGTTATCCGTATTACCAGGCTGCGCGACGGGCAAATCCGGCCGATTTACCTGCAACTGCGGTAGCCCTTTGTGTGTCCGTTTTTTTTCTGGAATCCATGTCTGTCTTTTTGGAAATAAGCGGTTTTTTTTGCCGGGGGATCGGTGCGGCTGTACAAAAAAACGACAATACTGAGAATAATTTGTACAGATGCTGCGCTCGGACAAGGAAGAGAAAGAGGTTTTCTTCGGAAATTTTTTCGTAAAATCATCTAGTTGGGGGTTTTTCAGCAGTGCTTTCTTTTTTTTCTTTCCCGGCAGCATTCTTGCTGTGTCAGTATTTTGATATGTCCCCCGCATATCGTTATTTTTCTTTCCCTCATTTTTCCACATATGATGATCTGACCAGACCACCCTCCCCCGGTGGTCTGGCCCGCCATCATTTTCCCACACCCTCAATGCCGCAATGAAAGAACTGGTGGTTCTGGTTGATCGAGCCGGAAAGGAACTCGGCTGCGAAGAGAAAATGTCGGCCCATGTCAATGGCGTCCTGCATCGGGCCTTTTCCATCTTTGTCTTCAACTCCCTGGGGGAATTGCTGGTCCAGCGGAGAAACAAAAATAAATATCATACACCCGGCCTGTGGAGCAACACCTGCTGCAGTCACCCCCGGCCCGGCGAGGCGCTCTCCCGTGCCGCGCGCCGCCGCCTGGCCGAGGAGATGGGTTTTGTCTGTGATGTGGCTGAGGTGTTCAGTTTTTGTTATGAATTGCAGTTGGAAAATAATATGATAGAGCATGAGTTCAATCATGTTTTTATCGGTTTTCATGACAACGACCCCGTGCCGGACCCGGCCGAGGTGGAGGACTGGCGTTGGCGGACAATTCAGGCTCTGTCCGCTGATATGAAGAGATCGCCTGATTCGTTTACCCCATGGTTCACACTGATGATAAAGGATTATAATTCCTTTTTCGCGAAAGCCCTCTTGGGCGGAGGAGCAGGAAACAGATAATGGCAACGGATGCACGGCAAAAGAAAAAGGTTGGACTCTGGCTGATCGGGGCGCGCGGTTCAATCGCGGCAACGGTGATGGTCGGCGTTTTCCTGCTGCGCAAAGGACTGTCCCCGGACTCCGGCATGGTGACCGCGGCCCCCGCCTTTGCGAGTCTTGATTTACCGCTCATGGATGATTTCGTCTTCGGCGGCTGCGATATCCGGAAGGAATCACTGCGGGAAACAGCTTGGCGGGCCATGCGGGAAGACATATCAGCCGACCGGGGACTTTTCGACCGCATTGCCGGGGATCTGGATGAGGTGGAAGCCGATATCAGTCCGGGCACCTGCCGCAACTGCGGCGACATGATTCAAGAGCTGGCTGATACGACTGTCAACGGCGGGAAAACAGTAGCCGAGGAGCTGGAAGAGGTTCGGCGGCAGCTCAGCGCTTTCAGGAGAAAACACGGGCTTGACTCGGTGGTGGTGATAAACATTGCCTCCACCGAGCCTGTTCTGCCCCTGGCGCCCTGTCACCACGACGTGGATATGTTTTTCGAACGGATCGCGGCAAATGACGGCGATGCGGCGCAGGCCAGCACCCTGTATGCCTGCGCCGCTATCATGGAAGGCTGCCCGTATATCAATTTCACTCCTTCCAACGGCGCGCTTATCCCCGCCTTGATCCGGATGGCGGAGCAGAAGGGGGTGCCGGTCATGGGCAATGACGGCAAGACCGGCGAGACCCTGGTGAAATCGGCCCTGGCCCCTTTGTTTCTTTCCCGTAATCTGCGGATTTTGAGCTGGGAAGGGGTCAATATGCTGGGCAACATGGACGGCAAGGTGCTGAACGACCCTAAGAACTGTCAGTCAAAACTGAAATCAAAGGATCAGGTGCTGCAGAAAATCCTTGGCTACGAGGCGCACTCCAAGGTACACATCCATTATGTTCCGTCCTTGGGGGATCAGAAAACCGCCTGGGATTTCATTCATTTCCAGGGTTTTCTCGGCGCGAAAATGTCGCTGCAGTTCACCTGGCAGGGTTTTGATTCCATCCTGGCCGCTCCCCTGGTACTTGATCTGGCGCGACTGGCGGAGCTGGCGCATCGCCATGGCGAAGGCGGGCTGATGCCTCAGCTCGCCGGTTTTTTCAAGTCCCCGCTGGGGGTAAACGAATACCGGCATGCGGCCCAGTATGAGATGCTGCTCGACTATGCGGCAAAAAAGAAAAACCGCTGAGCGGATACAACCTTGATGGTCTCGTAAAAACTAAAAATCAACCACAGAGAGCACGGAGCACGCGGAGATAACTGACTGTAATTCAAAATATTTTCTCTGTGCCCTTTGCGCTCTCAGTGGTAAAAAAAAGACTTTTTACGATTTCATCAACCTTATGAGAAGAGAGGAGGTAGGAACGGTGAAAAGAAAAATATTGAATTATTTTGTCATGTTGTCGCTGGTAGTGCTGTGCGGTGCCGGCACCTCGTTCGGACAACCGGCGCTGGTGTCGCCGGCCCCGCCGCCCCCCCCGGTGGATGACGCCATGGCCCCTCCTCCACCGGTAAAGATGGTTTCCCCCGGTGTCTATGAGATGGGCGGCATTCGGATCATCAAGAATGAGAACCGGATTGAATTCCCGGCCGAGGTTAACATGGACAAGGGGTTGCTGGAGTATGTCCTTGTCGGCAATTCCGGCAAGGTGCATGAAAGCCTGCTGCGCACCGCCATCTCTCCCTATGCCCTGCAGATTTCCTTGCTGCTCCTGGGGGTTGAAGGATCGATGAAGCCGCTGGGTGAACAGGGACAGGCGGCAATGCCGGAAGGTGACCGGGTCGCAATCCTGGTGAGCCGGCAGGACAAGGGAGCGGAAAAAAAAGTGCCGGTGGAACAGTGGATCGCCGGGGGCGTCCAGCCGGCCGGCACAATGCCATGGGTTTTTACCGGCTCCACCGTCATGAACGGAGTTTTCATGGCCCAGTCGGAAAAGTCAATCGTCGCCCTCTTTCATGACCCGGTCGCCCTTATCGATCATCAGTTGACCGAAGGAGCCAGTGATGATATCTGGCATGTTGACAGCGCAGCAGTTCCACCGGTGGGAACAAAGGTGACTGTTGTTATCGAAAAAATTAAATGACGGCAGGATGACGGAATGAAAAAGAGAATGAATTGGCTGATTTCCCCGGCTGCGGTGCTTTTCCTGCTTTTGTATGTGCAAGCGGCGCAGGGCGCGGTGCTGGGAGCTGGAGATCCCGCTCCGGCAACGGACCTTTCTTTGAAAAATGAGGTGCAGCATGCCATAGAACGCGGCCTCGGCTGGCTGGAGAAAAATCAGAACCCCGGCGGCTACTGGTCCCAGCCGGATCATCCCGCCCTCACCGCGCTTGTGCTGACGGCCTACATGGGCGAACCAAGCGGTCGGATGAGGTCAAAACCACCGGAATTTGTCCAGAAGGGGTATCGGTATCTGCTGCAATGCGTGAAACCGGACGGCGGAATTTATGTGCGGGATATGGCCAATTATAACACCTCGGTTTCCATGATGGCTTTGCTCACCGCCGCCAATCCGGCATATGAGGCGGTTATCAGAAACGCCAGAAATTTCGAAGTTGGATTGCAGGATGATTTTGACAAGAAAGGGGAAGCGGACAATCCGCTTGACGGCGGCATAGGCTATGGCGGGAAATATCAGCATTCGGACATGTCCAACACCATGTTTGCCCTGGAGTCCATTTATTACAGCCGCAATCTCGTCCAGGACGGCAAAGAGGCCGATCAGGCCAAGGAACTCAACTGGCAGGCTGCGACCAGATTTATTGAACGCTGCCAGAATCTGCCGGGCGTTAACGACCAGCCATGGGCCAGCGATGATCCGCAGAACAAGGGTGGATTTATCTATTTTCCCGGAGACAGCAAGGCCGGAGAGATGGTGCTGGCCGACGGCCGCAAGGCCCTGCGTTCCTACGGCAGCATCAGTTACGCCGGACTGCTCAGCTATATTTACGCGGATCTGCAAAAAGATGACCCGCGGGTGGTCGCGGCTTTTGACTGGCTGCAGAAAAACTATAGCCTGGATGA
This window harbors:
- a CDS encoding cycloartenol synthase → MNWLISPAAVLFLLLYVQAAQGAVLGAGDPAPATDLSLKNEVQHAIERGLGWLEKNQNPGGYWSQPDHPALTALVLTAYMGEPSGRMRSKPPEFVQKGYRYLLQCVKPDGGIYVRDMANYNTSVSMMALLTAANPAYEAVIRNARNFEVGLQDDFDKKGEADNPLDGGIGYGGKYQHSDMSNTMFALESIYYSRNLVQDGKEADQAKELNWQAATRFIERCQNLPGVNDQPWASDDPQNKGGFIYFPGDSKAGEMVLADGRKALRSYGSISYAGLLSYIYADLQKDDPRVVAAFDWLQKNYSLDENPGMGPEGLYYYYHTMAKSLAAYGVKELVLADGSRVDWRRDLAKRLLNLQNGEGFWMNENGRWWEKDPVLVTSYAAIVLEIIYRGL
- a CDS encoding isopentenyl-diphosphate delta-isomerase — encoded protein: MKELVVLVDRAGKELGCEEKMSAHVNGVLHRAFSIFVFNSLGELLVQRRNKNKYHTPGLWSNTCCSHPRPGEALSRAARRRLAEEMGFVCDVAEVFSFCYELQLENNMIEHEFNHVFIGFHDNDPVPDPAEVEDWRWRTIQALSADMKRSPDSFTPWFTLMIKDYNSFFAKALLGGGAGNR